A window from Hemicordylus capensis ecotype Gifberg chromosome 2, rHemCap1.1.pri, whole genome shotgun sequence encodes these proteins:
- the LPAR5 gene encoding lysophosphatidic acid receptor 5: MTGMSAPNATLCKDHSASHRLHLIGYSLIFTAGLLLNVAALWIFLFYLRLKSVVRIYMLNLAASDLLFTISLPLRIYYYSVGKWPFGVILCQVSGSVFQINMYGSCLFLMCINLDRFVAIVHPLRWRHLRRPKVARLLCLVVWVLILVGSVPVAGVHQTTECFKENQTNESITLCFESFSDGLWQNGLFPLVILAEILGFLLPLTSVTYCSVRIFQKLCQAGGAQSLRQQKTIRMLVVNLVIFVICFVPYNIILAVYGLIKAHVIQTEPPTRDSVRQALVVTVLLASMNCTLDPLVYYFNTEGFRNTLKKLRRGQAWDSETGTLQTRVTQGKSYQAHAKPGAKCFPVQNLILSREDLPFASPKIFLNSPIEDSEI; this comes from the coding sequence ATGACAGGCATGTCAGCTCCCAATGCTACTTTGTGCAAGGATCATAGTGCCAGTCACCGGCTGCACCTGATTGGATACAGCCTGATCTTCACAGCAGGCTTGCTACTCAATGTTGCAGCACTCTGGATCTTCCTGTTCTACCTGAGACTCAAGTCTGTGGTGAGGATCTACATGTTAAACTTGGCCGCGAGCGACCTCCTTTTCACAATATCTTTGCCATTACGTATTTACTACTATTCCGTGGGGAAGTGGCCCTTTGGAGTTATTCTTTGCCAGGTCTCTGGCTCTGTCTTCCAAATCAacatgtatggcagctgcctcTTCCTAATGTGCATCAACTTGGACCGCTTTGTTGCTATTGTGCATCCACTACGCTGGCGCCATCTCAGGCGCCCCAAGGTGGCCCGGCTGCTCTGCCTTGTGGTGTGGGTGCTTATTCTGGTGGGCTCCGTTCCAGTTGCTGGGGTCCACCAAACAACTGAATGTTTCAAAGAAAATCAAACAAACGAGTCCATCACTCTGTGTTTTGAAAGCTTCAGCGATGGTCTGTGGCAGAATGGGCTCTTCCCGCTGGTCATCCTAGCAGAGATCCTGGGCTTCCTGCTGCCTCTGACCTCCGTGACCTACTGCTCAGTCCGAATTTTTCAGAAACTGTGCCAGGCTGGTGGTGCTCAGAGCCTGCGCCAGCAAAAGACAATTCGCATGCTGGTGGTCAACCTCGTCATCTTTGTTATCTGCTTTGTCCCTTACAACATCATCCTGGCCGTCTATGGGCTGATAAAAGCCCATGTgattcagactgaaccaccaACGCGGGATTCAGTGCGCCAAGCCCTGGTTGTCACTGTGCTGTTGGCCAGTATGAACTGCACTTTGGACCCCTTGGTCTATTACTTCAACACGGAGGGCTTCCGAAACACTTTAAAGAAGCTGAGAAGGGGGCAAGCTTGGGACTCCGAAACGGGGACGCTTCAGACTCGGGTAACACAAGGCAAGTCCTACCAGGCACATGCGAAGCCAGGAGCCAAATGTTTCCCAGTCCAGAACTTGATCCTCTCCCGTGAGGACTTGCCATTTGCCTCCCCTAAGATATTTTTGAACAGTCCCATTGAGGACTCTGAAATATaa